DNA sequence from the Solea solea chromosome 12, fSolSol10.1, whole genome shotgun sequence genome:
TCAACACACCTAGCTGACTCGCTAGCTCAAATATAGGCCACTGGAAATAATATCATAAACCTACCCGTTTCCTTTAAAGTCTGTCACTGCGTCGCCATTGTTCGTGAAAGTCAACACAGACGTGTACAAAAACACTGGCGTAAACAATCAACCGACATGACTCTTTTCAAGAATGACGTGACGACGCtagtcaaaagaaaaacaacgatCACGTGACGTGAAGTCCATTGTGCTCTGCAATTGGTTAGTGAAGCTTGGCCCATGAAATGGAGTCTGCTGATTGGTTTAAGAATTCTCCGTGAATTTTGCCcgctgtttttcctcttcctcctcctttcctcctcgACCTCCTCCTTCTTCAATGCAGTTCAAAGTTGTACCACCATAAACTGCCTGTACTTCGAGTGCGCAATCCATTCAGTGTTGAAGGTAATAGGGCATTGCAAAGCTCCTGGCCAACACCAGGGGTCACTATCGGTCAACTATTCTGCATTACAATTATTCATGTCATAGCACTCTGTACCTCTGTATGAAATAGTGATCTCACGGTGAAGAAGATGCAGTTTTAGTCTGGGTTGTCTTGGTTAATGTGGTAGGGAATTACTTACTGCTTCGATCTGTGCAAGGCAGATCActgttattattaaaatgatggTGGGTAAAAGGAAAcgtatttaaaaatgtatacatagCAGAAAAGGGGTTGAATGTAATGTACAaagttttatgtgtttgtgaatCATGTGAGTTGCTGTGCATGTCCAAGCCTCccaaaatatgctttttttccgaagaagaaaaaagggcCCAACATGCACCACCACACTGCTGTAACGTTGATTGTGTGCATAGACATGATAACAGTGCAGAGGCAGTACTTGTCAAAGAGGACAACTATGGTATAGTGGGAGTGCCTATGATTCCACTGAATGACCAGTAAATTGAAGGCTTTCTACAtgattatttcttctttgtttgggTTGGTAAAGATTGTTTGTCTCCTGGTAcactaaaatattattattatattgtgtcCAGCATGCAGTCAAGTGTATTATTTGATCTGATttgcaccatagcagttcaataaccctgccaaaaccgcccctttcagaacgcttggttttgtgcctggtccctttacatgcaaatgataCTTACTTCTGAACCATGTGACAAAAGTTGAACGCACATAGTTCACTTTATTAAATGTTCATGAGATACAGAGCTTTAGTGCCGGTTCCAATTTAACCCGGATAAATACAAACTAATACGCTTACATTAAAGTCTGTTTATGTTCCAAACCTTTTTCTTTGACATCATGGATGACAATGACATAATATTGGTTCTATTCACCTTCAccatatatctatgtatatttCTTCATAGAATCAAAGGCTGcgagtatgtatgtatgtgtcacACAAAATATTTTGATTTTCTCCATAGTTACTGTTGTTGCGTCAAGGAAAAATAAGAGTTGTGTTCTTTGACGTAGTACGTCGTCATCTGCAGGAAATGTAGTTCAGACGACGTCAGACTCTGAACACTAGGCTGTTTAGCTTGACTCTGATAAACTCCATCTCCCATGATTCAACTCGGCGTAACAGTGTGCGCAGTTGTTGGTAGACCGTACGGTCGCAGGCTTTAGCTGAGGGACATTGAATGACTTTGTACAGAGTGTGGCAGCCTGTTAAAGAAAGTTCTTTTCTGACAGGTTCGGACGATAATCGGACCTAATGGAGGCCTTAATTCCTGTCATAAATAAACTACAAGATGTTTTCAACACGGTCGGCGCGGATATCATTCAACTGCCGCAGATAGTTGTTGTCGGAACACAGGTGAGTAACGCCACTTTGCTTGAGCGCTAGCAACTTAGTTAGCGTGCGCCAGCTTATTGTGCTATACTGGTCGTATTCGCCGCACGAATTGTGTTTCACTTTCGCGCAGGTACGCTCTAAATAAACATACCGACTTCACTTACATATCACATTTTAAGCTCATTTTAATCGTACTAGTTTATTCATATAGAAGTTAGCATTAGCCACACGTCAGTTATTCCCATTCTCATTGTTAAAGCGTGTCGACAATTCTGTCATCGAAAGTCTGATTCACTGTAACTTTCATCAGATTTACGATTTAATATGGGAGCTAATAATTATCGATGTGTCGCTTAGTCATGTTAACAGATACGTTAATCTTTCAATCGATTAAACATGGGCAGTGTTATTCTTAGTAGAGAGTGATTCTATATTTTAGGACTGTAGCATTTATTTATAAGTACTAAATAGGTCAATCAATATTTGGATAAGCGATTAATCggcttgagtgtttttttctagaTCTCATTAGGACTGACTGTACCACACATGTCAGGGATCAAGAAATGGCTGCCTAGTGGCACCCAGTGTTtgtgcagaataataataatattgtgcaCACGCTGAAGCAGCCACAACGTTTGTTCAATTCAatgcaattttatttgtatagcataGCGCCAAACcgcaacatacattatctcaaggcacttagtaaggcagaaacctttaaaatattataaagcgaaaaagaaacccaacaattctcACAATGAGCGAttactaggcatcagtggagagaaaaccctgacagaaccagactcaaacatttgcagccatctgcctcgaccggttgggctAAAAGGGGGACAGACAAGAGCTGGGGACACTAAGGTAGTAGAGAGGGAATGATGGAGGTGAGATATAGAGACAGTTATATTCACTGCAAGTTATATTCATTGAGAGTGAGAACCACCTAGCAGGGAGCTAGCTAAATTTGGACTCTGTTTATGTTACTGGTTTCCTGGAGAAGTTTGTGCAGCGATAACTGGGAACTAGTAGTGAAGTAACTCACCAAGAAATTTCTGTAGAATTTCTCTGCTCACACATCAATTTCTACAGTCTGTTTTACtctcaatgttgttttttatcatcCACAGAGCAGTGGAAAGAGTTCTGTTTTGGAGAGCCTGGTCGGGAGGGACCTCTTGCCGCGCGGCACTGGCATCGTCACACGCCGGCCCCTCATCCTACAGCTAGTGCACATTGAACAGGAGGATCACAGGAAAACTAGTGAAGAGAATGGTAAAATCACTGTGACCTCTATTTCTAATGCATCTTTGGtgtttatatctgtgtgtgtaaattatttaatttctacAGTTGCTGGGAGGTGGAGCTGatgttatataaataatttattagTTAAAAACTATATCgttttaaaaatacacttaactCATGTCACTCAAGTTATGTGAATGTGTTGGAGTTAATGTATAATAGGGAAACAACATTTTAGGTCACAGGTTAAGACAAACACCAATATCTTagagttttaaataaagtacaCTACTTGTGTAAATGTACTTAGTTACTTTGCACCACTGCTTTCAGCAAACACGAGATTTCTCTGCTTTTACAGAATTAAAGCTATTATCCGTAGAATGTGAAAAGAGTAGCACTGAAATGCAGCGCTAGCACTGATATCTTAAACTCCTGCATGCGCTGTTAAAGAACAGGCAGGACAATGTGCCAAGATCATGCATTTAGCTTTTCAGAGTGTCATGCAGTAGCTGCAGATAGCCAGGATAACCCTTTTGTCTGCTGTCGTTTCTCTTCAACCACAGAGTACAAGAAAAATGGATGCCTCTACAGAGGTCTCCCTttccttcttctgcttcttactgtgtttgtgtattacATAACATCCCCCCCTCTATTGCCCATTTTGTGCCATCATGCCTTGTAAAGCTGCCAAATCACATGGCTTCACTGCTCAGCTCATTTGCTCCCCTCCATTTAAACTGGTCTCTTGTCAGTTAAAGTTAGACAAAGAAAATTAATTCTGAAAGAGCCAATATGCGTTCAGttttgcatttgtttacatcctCCTCAAAGAGCACCTGTGACATCCTCAAATATCAGCTTCCTCTAACACTCTCTACCCTTGTTAGATTGcttccttgtttttgttgcaatGCTATTCGCTGCAGCTGAAGTAATTACTTTGTTTTCAAACTTATTTTTACGGTTCCTTGATCTCTGCTTCTTAAAACACACACCCTTTTTTTGCTTCAGTCTTTAATTTGCGTCCATGACTTTACTGttgtgtgaaaaacaacagttgttttcctgtttttataaACAGCTGCGGACCTTTAGACTGGAGAGTTTTTCCATCCCATTTTTCCATCCCTTGCCAACAGAAAACAATCCTCCCTTGAGACGTTTAACAGATAACCTTGACCTCATGGCCACATCAGTTACACCATTAACTTCAACATCTGTCCTCATTTTTGTATCTCCGCAGGCATCGATGGCGAAGAATGGGGCAAATTCCTACACACTAAAAACAAGGTAGGTCACATTTACAGATTAGTTACAGCAGCTAAAAATGTTTATATGGCTGCTAGTTAAATGTCTTCCAAAGTTGAATTACATCTGTTGACCTCCATGTGAGAGCCTTGTGACGCTGAACATTTTTTGTAACTTGTtcattttctattctattttattattaaaattgttaaaactTACATTCTCACTTTATTTGTGCCTTCAGATCTACACAGATTTTGAGGACATCAGGCACGAAATTGGAGTGGAAACAGAAAGAATTTCTGGCAATAACAAGGTatgtaaaatacacacatcTATATGAAATAAGAAATCGtatcaaagaaaaaaactgcatgACTTTTAGTTTAACCTTAGGTTTTTGACAGCAACAGCAAAATCagtcttttgtattttttctttctagGGTATTAGTGATGAACCCATTCACCTGAAAATCTTCTCACCACATGTAGTGAACCTCACACTGGTGGATCTTCCTGGCATTACAAAGGTGACATGTAGTTCTCTTTTGCTTCCTATTATTTAAACTGGTTTATTTTATGAACTTGAAAGTGATACTACACATGAATGTCTGGCAGTGTTTCTGTGGGTctcaaaaagtttatttttctttcaatgACACCGTAACACAAATTATAATTtgtgaaaatagttttttttattaaagttattTGTTAGTTTTGTCACAGTATCTGTGAAGCTCAACTGCACCTTTAACATACAAGTCATTTCTTCCATCAGTTTTCATCCTGTTTAGTGATATATTATGTTtcaaattgttattattgtaccTTTAAGCCTTTAAGCATTGACAAATATCACATTAAATTAGGTTAACTCAAGGGTTTGAAGTCATGGTGTACTTTATTAGGTTCCTGTGGGAGACCAGCCCAAAGACATTGAGATCCAGATCAGAGAACTGATCCTCAGGTACATCTCAAACCCCAACTCCATCATTCTGGCTGTGACTGCTGCCAACACAGACATGGCAACATCAGAGGCCCTCAAAGTGGCCCGGGAGGTTGACCCAGATGGTAAATGGCttccttctttgttttcatcctCCGTTCACTCTTACTAGTTTTTGCCATCCTTCTCACTGCCGGGTTTTGTGcgtctgcctgtgtgttttaGGTAGGAGGACGCTCGCAGTGGTGACCAAGCTGGATCTGATGGATGCCGGTACAGATGCCATGGACATATTGATGGGCAGAGTCATTCCTGTCAAACTGGGCATCATTGGAGTAGTGAACAGGTAACACTGCACACATACGACATGTATTTCAATCTCCAAAACTGTCCTGTTCACCTGCGATTGAGTGATGCTATTACATACATTTCTTTGTTGGTAACAAAAAGCCAGTACGTCCAACATGCgtgaatgttttttgttttgtttgttttaggagTCAGTTAGATATAAATCAAAAGAAGGTTGTGACAGATGCAATCCGTGATGAATATGCTTTCCTACAAAAGAAGTACCCATCACTCACAAACAGGAATGGAACCAAATATCTGGCTAGAACATtgaacaggtgtgtgtttgtgccttcATTGGCTATTTATTGAAGTTATTTAGTAACCTGATGTGTATAGGGACAGTCACCTCTAACTAAATCACTGTCACAGGTTACTGATGCACCACATCAGAGACTGTCTTCCTGAACTGAAGACAAGGATCAATGTGCTGGCAGCACAGTACCAGTCTTTACTAAACAGTTATGGAGAACCTGTGGACGACCAGAGTGCCATGTTGCTGCAGCTCATCACAAAGTTTGCTGCAGAGTACTGCCACACCATAGAGGGCACAGCCAAGTACATCGAGACAACGGAACTGTGAGTAACACAACTTTCTTAACTGACTCTTAACAAACACCGCTGTCTCCTGATGGAGGGAAATCTACTGAGATGTTGAGTGTggtttcctctctgtttttctaGATGTGGTGGAGCAAGAATCTGTTACATATTTCACGAGACATTTGGGCGAACGTTAGAGTCGGTCGACCCTCTGGGTGGACTGACAACCATCGATGTGCTCACGGCAATCAGAAATGCTACAGTGGGTCTTCGCTGCTTCTTTAACTCGTAATTTGTGATCTTACATTGGGCACCTTGTGGTAAACTTGTCGTGTTATTGTACCTGACAGGGCCCGAGACCTGCTTTATTTGTGCCGGAGGTGTCGTTTGAGCTGCTGGTGAAGCGACAGATCAAGCGTCTGGAGGAGCCCAGTCTCCGCTGTGTGGAGCTGGTCCATGAGGAGATGCAGAGGATCATCCAACACTGCAGCAACTACAGCACACAGGTGAGctcacatatatacatacctGTGTGTAGAGACATAGCACTGAACACTACAGCTCCTGCACATTTGTTAATATTGAATTTATGAATCTTAACTTATTTGGTATTATAATGTCTGAAATGAATCTGTCAAAAGTAAATATTTCTTTCTCATGTTATAATTGTAACAATATTCAGATCAGGATATTGTAGCAAACACaattcaatttgttttgtttatgaatTGAACTTGCCTGTATGAAACATGTCAGTTAGAAACTTCAGTGATTGTTTTATCTTTACAGGAGTTGCTGAGGTTTCCAAAGCTCCATGATGCCATAGTAGAAGTGGTCACCTCATTACTCAGAAAGAGACTCCCTGTCACCAATGAAATGGTCAGGAACTGTTCATCATAGAACATAAAcaataagtgttttattttagtctGACGTTTGTTGAATGGTTGTTCTGCGTGTGTCTTCAGGTACATAATCTTGTTGGCATTGAGCTGGCCTACATCAACACCAAACACCCCGACTTTGCCGATGCCTGCGGCCTCATGAACAACAACATAGAAGTAAGGATTGAGCTTCTACTTAGTACGTTTACTGACTATTTTAAATACtgattatttagtttttcacaATTGAAATGTCAGACTGGTCATGTTAATGTTGAATGACCCTTCTCTGCATTGATCCTGTTGGATATTTCAGCCGCAGCACCGTTTTATGAAAGAATCACTAGTTTAACAACAAACATTCAAATGGAGCTGGAAACATTTTGTCTTACCTCTGGCACTGGTACAATTCTGAACTTTTCTTTTCAGGAGCACAGACGCAACAGAATGAAAGACCTGCCCACCGCTGTGCCCAGAGACAAGGTAAAGTCCATCACCTTTCTGTTCACTTGTAACGGACTTCTTTTTCTATCACTGGTACACATATACATCCAGTCCGCTCTCTTCAGAAAATCAAAGAGATATTTTCTAACGATAAGCTCCTGCACAACTCTTCTTTTAGCTTCGGTCAGTTTTCTGCCCACTCTTTTCTTCCCCGTGTCTTTTCTTTAGTCGTTTAAAAGCCCTGGTGGGTCGCCACACTCACC
Encoded proteins:
- the dnm1l gene encoding dynamin-1-like protein isoform X2, with the protein product MEALIPVINKLQDVFNTVGADIIQLPQIVVVGTQSSGKSSVLESLVGRDLLPRGTGIVTRRPLILQLVHIEQEDHRKTSEENGIDGEEWGKFLHTKNKIYTDFEDIRHEIGVETERISGNNKGISDEPIHLKIFSPHVVNLTLVDLPGITKVPVGDQPKDIEIQIRELILRYISNPNSIILAVTAANTDMATSEALKVAREVDPDGRRTLAVVTKLDLMDAGTDAMDILMGRVIPVKLGIIGVVNRSQLDINQKKVVTDAIRDEYAFLQKKYPSLTNRNGTKYLARTLNRLLMHHIRDCLPELKTRINVLAAQYQSLLNSYGEPVDDQSAMLLQLITKFAAEYCHTIEGTAKYIETTELCGGARICYIFHETFGRTLESVDPLGGLTTIDVLTAIRNATGPRPALFVPEVSFELLVKRQIKRLEEPSLRCVELVHEEMQRIIQHCSNYSTQELLRFPKLHDAIVEVVTSLLRKRLPVTNEMVHNLVGIELAYINTKHPDFADACGLMNNNIEEHRRNRMKDLPTAVPRDKGAAGGSQSGNVSDQTDSGTGSWRGMLKKGEEGAVGDRTHPFPMSPHKGHAVNLLDVPVPVSRKLSTREQRDCEVIERLIKSYFLIVRKNIQDSVPKAVMHFLVNHVKDCLQSELVGQLYKQGLLNDLLTESEDMAQRRSEAADMLKALQRASQVIAEIRETHMW
- the dnm1l gene encoding dynamin-1-like protein isoform X1, yielding MEALIPVINKLQDVFNTVGADIIQLPQIVVVGTQSSGKSSVLESLVGRDLLPRGTGIVTRRPLILQLVHIEQEDHRKTSEENGIDGEEWGKFLHTKNKIYTDFEDIRHEIGVETERISGNNKGISDEPIHLKIFSPHVVNLTLVDLPGITKVPVGDQPKDIEIQIRELILRYISNPNSIILAVTAANTDMATSEALKVAREVDPDGRRTLAVVTKLDLMDAGTDAMDILMGRVIPVKLGIIGVVNRSQLDINQKKVVTDAIRDEYAFLQKKYPSLTNRNGTKYLARTLNRLLMHHIRDCLPELKTRINVLAAQYQSLLNSYGEPVDDQSAMLLQLITKFAAEYCHTIEGTAKYIETTELCGGARICYIFHETFGRTLESVDPLGGLTTIDVLTAIRNATGPRPALFVPEVSFELLVKRQIKRLEEPSLRCVELVHEEMQRIIQHCSNYSTQELLRFPKLHDAIVEVVTSLLRKRLPVTNEMVHNLVGIELAYINTKHPDFADACGLMNNNIEEHRRNRMKDLPTAVPRDKSFKSPGGSPHSPNEPSAPVGQVAKGAAGGSQSGNVSDQTDSGTGSWRGMLKKGEEGAVGDRTHPFPMSPHKGHAVNLLDVPVPVSRKLSTREQRDCEVIERLIKSYFLIVRKNIQDSVPKAVMHFLVNHVKDCLQSELVGQLYKQGLLNDLLTESEDMAQRRSEAADMLKALQRASQVIAEIRETHMW